The Theileria annulata chromosome 3, complete sequence, *** SEQUENCING IN PROGRESS *** genome has a segment encoding these proteins:
- a CDS encoding glutamate-cysteine ligase, putative (note;~Tap-24g11.q1c.cand.12 - score = 40.59), translating into MEKHMEKVHKLGYDMEKVMELGMEKVMEIGFEMEFYGLLSEKQRKLAYELLIQYGNNINFSNFNSSVTVTGPTNSTVVTGPTTTNSTVVPGSSMEDSTVPNTVTEENTTTTTKDIIKDNIEMTNDTLSNTSTSTDIITDITDNYITDNYTTDTNYTTDNYTTVHMNGTIDMNNTVDNLNDEMKIYNYITQQVFLYDPQLYKSSVTVSGITVLGHTDSTTHSTSPTMSSTNNTTKVSTNTSNNTTKVSTNTSNNTTKVSTNTSNTNSNKDIGTVGASTVTEGKGANFTAMECTTSNTTEDTTNSTKVTSTTGTVGPSTVTDTVTEYIQMDSVGFGMGMACLQVTFGCINISEARYLHDQLIPLAPIFLSLSSATVGFRGELSNIDNRWPVLVQAMDDLDEHTRPYIIKGRYNTTSLYIQNSQFLIQNYLYLNDIQVASDSISYINLIKSGVDPILSRYISHELIYDPLIVYKEDFDSIDCNYTDMHYQVFHTTNWNTVRFNHPSITVLAPTASNSTNNSTEDISSTTSTIGASTVTEGKGANFTAMECTPGKGANSMGMECTMGKGADFTAMECTLGKGADFTAMECTSTNGTSSIGTGCKGVSEGIGAVGPSTVTDTVTEKNLPWRIEFRPMDIQMTDEENIMFISVLSYLVKVILKLKLNLYMPISLVDFNIQLASNIKSCYQQSFYFPKHINTFNQEIIMVRYNLYEILYGKIGLFRIVLEYLEEEYINEIISNEFYNEMKLYLQHFKLLTLGKLPTNATKQRQFIISHPSYQHDGIIHHDILYDLINQFTCQ; encoded by the exons ATGGAGAAACATATGGAGAAAGTACATAAGTTAGGATATGACATGGAGAAAGTTATGGAGTTAGGTATGGAGAAAGTTATGGAAATTGGTTTTGAAATGGAATTTTATGGATTATTATCAGAGAAACAACGTAAATTAGCatatgaattattaatacaatatggtaacaatattaatttttctaattttaattcctccgttacggtgactggtccaACCAACAGTACAGTTGTGACTGGTCCCACAACTACTAACAGTACAGTAGTACCTGGTAGTAGTATGGAGGATAGTACTGTACCTAACACCGTTACTGAAGAaaatactactactactactaaggatattattaaggataatattgaaatgACTAATGATACACTTAGTAATACATCAACATCTACTGATATCATTACTGATATTACAGAcaattatattacagaCAACTATACTACAGATACTAATTACACTACAGACAACTATACCACAGTTCATATGAATGGTACTATTGATATGAATAATACtgttgataatttaaatgatgaaatgaaaatttataattatattacacaacaagtttttttatatgatccacaattatataaatcttccgttacggtgtcaggtattacggtgcttggtcacacAGACAGTACTACTCATAGTACTAGTCCAACCATGAGtagtactaataatactactaaggttagtactaatactagtaataatactactaaggttagtactaatactagtaataatactactaaggttagtactaatactagtaatactaatagtaataaGGATATTGGTACTGTaggagcaagcaccgtaactgagggaaagggagctaattttacagctatggaATGTACTACTAGCAATACTACTGAAGatactactaatagtactaaggttactagtactactggtactgttggaccaagcaccgttacggacaccgtaacggaataTATCCAAATGGATAGTGTAGGATTTGGTATGGGTATGGCATGTTTACAAGTAACATTTGgatgtataaatatatcaGAAGCAAGATATTTACATGATCAATTAATACCATTAGCACCgatatttttatcattatcaaGTGCTACCGTAGGATTTCGTGGagaattatcaaatattgataatagATGGCCAGTGTTAGTACAAGCAATGGATGACTTGGATGAACATACACGTccatatataattaaagGACGTTATAATACAACATCACTTTATATACAGAATTCACAATTCCTAATAcagaattatttatacttgAATGATATACAAGTCGCTTCTGATTCCATTTcttatattaatttaattaagtCTGGTGTTGATCCGATTTTGTCTCGTTATATTTCTCATGAGTTAATTTATGATCctttaattgtttataaAGAAGATTTTGATTCTATTGATTGTAATTATACTGATATGCATTATCAAGTTTTTCATACTACTAATTGGAATACTGTACGTTTTAATCATCCTTCCataacggtgcttgctccaacggCCAGTAATAGTACTAACAACAGTACTGAggatattagtagtactactagtaccattggagcaagcaccgtaactgagggaaagggagctaattttacagccatggagtgtacccctggaaagggagctaattctatgggtatggagtgtactatgggaaagggagctgattttacagctatggagtgtactcttggaaagggagctgattttacagctatggagtgtactagtACTAATGGTACTAGTAGTATTGGTACTGGTTGTAAGGGAGTTAGTGAGGGTATTGGTGCcgttggaccaagcaccgtaacggacaccgtaacggagaAAAATTTACCTTGGAGAATAGAATTTAGACCAATGGATATACAAATGAcagatgaagaaaatataatgtttataagtgtattatcatatttagtcaaagtaatattaaaattaaaattaaatttatatatgcCCATATCATTAgttgattttaatatacaattgGCTTCTAATATCAAATCATGTTATCAACAatctttttattttcctaaacatattaatacatttaatc aagaaataataatggtaagatataatttatatgaaatattatatgGTAAGATTGGATTATTTCGTATTGTATTGGAATATTTAGAagaagaatatataaatgaaataatatcaaatgaattttataatgaaatgaaattatatttacaacattttaaattattaacactTGGAAAATTACCAACAAATGCTACAAAACAAAGACAATTCATTATATCACATCCATCATATCAACATGATGGAATCATACATCATGATATCTTatatgatttaattaatcaatttacttgtcaataa
- a CDS encoding uncharacterized protein (note;~Tap-24g11.q1c.cand.13 - score = 18.25) codes for MSERKVLNKYIPPDFDPDALLRYKKVLKSEILRKESPLALKLKYGNSKLMNIRMMYPFTFRCESCRDFTYVGTKFNSRVQRLDNDTYLGIVKWRFFGKCPNCKHEIVFKTDPKNSDYTLESGGTRTYDANKDQQQILQQLNQQQDEKDEMSTIDKMNMKADHAIEEYEELERLTALKRRAGRMRERELLAEQSLEKLHKLNSNSLLDNNLKDSLGDKLLEFESINEEEINLFKLQQNQIFNQLHYGVESTEENIEGTEENIEENIENTEENIEDTEGIQGEVLEDTVDTVDKGTVVEDTVKVDKGIVENVIEKGIEVKSRIKIEIKKKRILSIDYDSD; via the exons ATGTCGGAAAGAAAagtattgaataaatatataccACCAGATTTTGATCCAGATGCATTATTACGTTATAAAAAAGTATTAAAATCGGAAATATTAAGAAAAGAAAGTCCATTAGCattgaaattgaaatatggaaattctaaattaatgaatatacGTATGATGTATCCATTTACATTTCGTTGTGAAAGTTGTCGTGATTTTACATATGTTGGTACGAAATTCAATTCACGTGTACAAAGACTTGATAATGATACTTATTTAGGAATAGTCAAATGGCGTTTCTTTGGTAAATGTCCAAATTGTAAACATgaaattgtttttaaaactGATCCTAAAAATTCCGATTATACACTTGAATCTGGTGGTACTCGAACATATGATGCTAATAAAGATCAACAACAAATTTTACAACAATTAAATCAACAACAA gatGAAAAAGATGAAATGAGTACAATagataaaatgaatatgaaAGCAGATCATGCAATAGAAGAATATGAAGAATTAGAACGTTTAACAGCATTAAAACGTCGTGCAGGACGTATGAGAGAACGTGAATTATTAGCTGAACAATCATTAGAAAAATTACATAAACTAAATTCTAATAGTTTACTGGACAATAATTTGAAAGATAGTTTGGGGGATAAGTTATTGGAATTTGAATCAataaatgaagaagaaattaatttatttaaattacaacaaaatcaaatttttaatcaattACATTACGGTGTTGAGTCCACAGAAGAAAATATCGAAGGTACCGAAGAAAATATAGAAgaaaatatagaaaatacaGAAGAAAATATTGAGGATACAGAAGGTATACAGGGAGAAGTACTAGAAGATACAGTAGACACAGTAGATAAAGGTACAGTAGTAGAAGATACAGTAAAAGTAGATAAAGGTATAGTAGAAAACGTAATAGAAAAAGGTATAGAAGTTAAGAGtagaataaaaatagaaataaagaagaagagaatattatcaataGATTATGATAGTGATTAG
- a CDS encoding uncharacterized protein (note;~Tap-24g11.q1c.cand.11 - score = 19.71), with amino-acid sequence MVFLRDELVLENELIRKYSNKLRQLASLEFAIIFHKHKHRLDSIRYFGDEIEYIIVNLNHKLKLPQLLPIYPHIQSIIQSHVTVSPVTVLGQAESTSTEVTNANSTEVTNANSTEVTNANSTEVANSTNSTEDSTKDISTIGASTVTEEKNPNEIAAVTNSRESSTFSDTGVTSTEEDPFGVVDEEVNTKDTVDTKDTVDTDAVGPSTVTEDTVTQLDWKKCIFTPEYGSYMVESIPDEPYKLSSNYIKEIRKSIKDRRRRLDMILRKLGFPNAKITTLTNFIRIGCKDCVYLGDEQFRQPLTGELEYKLSNFFPNICITPFSRFTEITHNIKLKNNSNILIPKFNTTITLPNTTNTLPNTTNILSHTTNGKYH; translated from the coding sequence ATGGTATTTTTAAGGGATGAATTGGTATTAGAGaatgaattaattagaaaatattctaataaattacgTCAATTAGCTTCTTTAGAATTTGCTATTATTTTCCATAAACATAAACATCGGCTTGATTCTATACGTTATTTCGGTGatgaaattgaatatattattgttaatcTTAATcataaacttaaattacCACAATTATTACCAATTTATCCACATATACAATCTATTATACAATCTCACGTAACGGTGTctcccgttacggtgcttggtcaagcagaAAGTACAAGCACTGAGGTTACTAATGCTAATAGTACTGAGGTTACTAATGCTAATAGTACTGAGGTTACTAATGCTAATAGTACTGAGGTTgctaatagtactaatagtacCGAGGatagtactaaggatattagtaccattggagcaagcaccgtaactgagGAGAAAAATCCCAATGAAATTGCTGCTGTTACTAATTCTAGGGAGTCAAGTACTTTTTCTGATACTGGAGTTACTAGTACTGAGGAAGACCCTTTCGGGGTTGTTGATGAGGAAGttaatactaaggatactgttgatactaaggatactgtTGATACTGATGCcgttggaccaagcaccgtaacggaagacACCGTTACGCAGTTAGATTGgaaaaaatgtatatttacACCAGAATATGGTTCATATATGGTAGAATCAATACCAGATGAACCatataaattatcatcaaattatataaaagaGATAAGAAAAAGTATAAAAGATCGTAGAAGAAGATTGGATATGATATTAAGAAAATTAGGATTTCCAAATGCGAAAATAACAacattaacaaattttataagAATTGGTTGTAAAGATTGTGTATACTTGGGTGATGAACAATTTAGACAACCACTAACCGGTGAATTAGAATATAAACTTAGTAATTTCTTTCctaatatttgtattacTCCTTTTTCAAGATTTACTGAAATTACACATAATATCAaacttaaaaataattccaatATACTCATACCCAAATTTAATACTACAATCACACTACCAAATACAACAAACACATTACCAAATACCACAAATATACTCTCACATACAACAAATGGTAAGTATCActaa